The following are encoded in a window of Panicum virgatum strain AP13 chromosome 5N, P.virgatum_v5, whole genome shotgun sequence genomic DNA:
- the LOC120674614 gene encoding uncharacterized protein LOC120674614: protein MRADEAARSSYVHLEDEEDDPDMQEALHQSRQEFQFQQKAGPRYERGGGSGSGGGPRLTRSQTQIPQRLRDFHLATVSGPRQSRIDTGPWTNKGRSAKERVGKAWAKALHALGIPGRKVDDPYFRAAIIETQNQGVGVQLPTGKEIDGKYLDATITEIEKEIEKWKEEWPQHGLIIMCDSWTGQWDDVLLEVCDATGVVQDHAFLLTEIKKNVRDVGPENVVQIVTDNGSNFKKTCALLHEEYNHIVWQPCLAHTINLMLKDIGKWPEHDAMIKSAQRICSWMYNSNSLHAMMSKAIGGELVKWNATRFGTNYMFLETFLRKKDQFMAWMVSPEFRNSRHFKSPEGQYAFRSLTALDWWNAMQSVIDDVEPLYIFLRFADHDKTPTLGEVLMEYQNTRQTYVQAACTLHPYVNYVSGVTDGVLGDMKRGMEMMFDTTRATKALQEYEYFRRKYGEFGSDLAIRMAMDRSTSPASWWSMFGSDTPTLQRAAMRLLSQCVSSSGCERNWSTFAFIHTKLRNRMGHKKLHKLVFVNYNLRLRIQRAKATPEPSDFDPIAGMMDLSLYRQQSAIRKWMELGRSNAAPALDEDSDLSDTPVPSTIVTDIARDIPELRNLDVREWAEETVGDTHVGKRKTRVGPSDRQRKKGKRQDDIEEEEFRTDDSTPDPSVGDDDDHDDGGDDSSTDASDDGIGSGGYVGGGGGGDDVVGGGEGMRFTGESQFTHATQDTDHGAPSSQ from the exons ATGAGGGCCGATGAGGCAGCTAGAAGTAGTTATGTGCACTTggaagatgaggaagatgatCCAGATATGCAAGAGGCCCTACATCAATCACGTCAGGAGTTTCAATTTCAGCAGAAGGCCGGTCCACGGTATGAGAGGGGTGGTGGCTCTGGTTCAGGAGGTGGCCCAAGATTGACGAGGAGTCAGACACAGATCCCTCAAAGACTTAGAGATTTCCACCTAGCGACCGTCTCTGGACCGCGGCAGTCAAGGATAGATACTGGACCATGGACCAACAAGGGTAGGAGTGCGAAGGAAAGGGTGGGAAAAGCTTGGGCAAAGGCACTGCATGCACTTGGTATACCTGGTAGGAAAGTGGATGACCCCTATTTCAGGGCAGCCATCATAGAGACACAAAACCAAG GAGTTGGTGTCCAGCTGCCAACTGGCAAGGAGATAGATGGCAAGTACTTGGACGCTACTATAACTGAGATTGAAAAGGAGATAGAGAAGTGGAAGGAAGAGTGGCCACAACATGGTCTGATAATTATGTGTGATTCTTGGACCGGT CAATGGGATGATGTACTTTTGGAAGTCTGTGATGCAACTGGTGTGGTTCAAGACCATGCATTCTTGCTAACG GAGATCAAAAAAAATGTACGTGATGTTGGGCCCGAAAATGTTGTGCAGATTGTCACAGATAATGGCTCAAACTTCAAGAAGACATGTGCGTTGTTGCATGAGGAGTACAACCATATCGTGTGGCAGCCATGTCTTGCACACACCATCAACCTCATGTTGAAGGATATAGGGAAATGGCCTGAGCACGATGCAATGATCAAAAGTGCCCAGAGGATATGCAGCTGGATGTACAATTCAAATAGTCTACATGCCATGATGAGTAAAGCCATAGGAGGTGAGTTGGTTAAATGGAATGCAACTAGATTTGGCACCAATTACATGTTTCTAGAGACCTTTTTGAGGAAGAAGGATCAATTCATGGCATGGATGGTGTCTCCAGAATTCAGAAATTCACGCCATTTCAAGTCACCTGAAGGTCAGTATGCATTTCGGTCTCTCACAGCACTTGACTGGTGGAATGCCATGCAGAGTGTTATTGATGATGTTGAGCCTCTATACATTTTTTTGAGATTTGCTGATCATGACAAGACTCCAACTTTGGGAGAAGTGCTCATGGAATATCAAAACACAAGGCAAACATATGTGCAAGCTGCTTGTACACTCCATCCATATGTCAATTATGTAAGTGGAGTGACGGACGGTGTACTGGGAGATATGAAGAGGGGGATGGAAATGATGTTTGACACAACCAGAGCGACCAAAGCACTTCAGGAGTATGAGTACTTCAGGAGGAAGTATGGAGAATTTGGGAGCGACTTAGCTATTAGGATGGCAATGGATCGCTCCACCTCGCCAGCTAGTTGGTGGTCTATGTTTGGATCAGATACACCAACACTTCAGAGGGCAGCGATGCGTCTACTCTCACAATGTGTGTCCTCAAGTGGATGTGAAAGAAATTGGAGTACGTTTGCCTTCATCCATACAAAGCTACGCAATAGGATGGGTCACAAGAAGCTCCACAAATTGGTGTTtgtcaactacaaccttcgGCTTCGTATCCAGCGTGCTAAAGCCACACCTGAGCCAAGTGACTTCGATCCTATTGCCGGTATGATGGACCTCTCATTGTATAGGCAACAATCAGCTATTCGCAAGTGGATGGAGCTAGGGAGGTCCAATGCAGCGCCGGCTTTGGATGAGGATTCTGATTTAAGTGACACCCCAGTTCCTAGCACCATCGTTACAGATATTGCACGTGATATTCCAGAGCTACGGAATTTGGATGTACGTGAATGGGCAGAAGAGACTGTTGGTGACACACATGTTGGTAAGAGAAAGACACGTGTTGGACCATCGGATCGGCaaaggaagaaaggaaaaagacaGGATGACATTGAAGAGGAAGAATTTAGAACAGATGACAGCACACCTGATCCTAGTGtcggtgatgatgatgatcatgATGATGGGGGTGACGACAGCAGCACCGATGCTAGTGATGATGGGATTGGCAGTGGGGGATATGTaggcggaggtggcgggggTGATGATGTAGTTGGAGGTGGAGAGGGTATGAGGTTTACCGGGGAGAGCCAGTTCACTCATGCCACACAAGATACGGATCATGGTGCACCTAGCTCACAATGA